The genomic region ttggagataaaaaacaaaatgtgcccaaaacgtgatattatgacgttatacgccgttctgagccatgtttgaactttctatcacttttggttccgataattctggtgaccatatttgtgatattcaggggccaaatgacatcttggagcatgttggagataaaaaacaaaatgtgcccaaaacgtgatattatgatgttatacgccgttctgagccatgtttgaactttctatcacttttggttccggtaattctgttgaccatatttgtgatattcaggcgccaaatgacatcttggagcatgttggagataaaaaacaaaatgtgcccaaaacgtgatattatgacgttatacgccgttctgagccatgtttgaactttctatcacttttggttccgataattctgttggccatatttgtgatattcaggggccaaatgacatcttggagcatgttggagataaaaaacaaaatgtgcccaaaacgtgatattatgacgttatacgccgttctgagccatgtttgaactttctatcacttttggttccgataattctgttgaccatatatgtgatattcaggggccaaatgacatattggagcatgttttagataaaaaacaaaatgcgcccaaaacgtgatattatgacgttatacgccgttctgagacatgtttgaactttctatcacttttggttccgataattctgttgaccatatatgtgatattcaggggccaaatgacatattggagcatgttttagataaaaaacaaaatgcgcccaaaacgtgatattatgacgttatacgccgttctgagccatgtttgaactttctatcacttttggttccgataattctgtagaccatatttgtgatattcaggcgccaaatgacatcttggagcatgttggagataaaaatccaaatgtgcccaaaacgtgatattatgacgttatacgccgttctgagcaatgtttgaactttctatcacttttggttccgataattctggtgaccatatttgtgatattcaggcgccaaatgacatcttggagcatgttggagataaaaaacaaaatgtgcccaaaacgtgatattatgacgttgtacgccgttctgagccatgtttgaactttctatcacttttggttccgataattctgttggccatatttgtgatattcaggggccaaatgacatcttggagcatgttggagataaaaatccaaatgtgcccaaaacgtgatattgtgacgttatacgccgttctgagcaatgtttgaactttctatcacttttggttccgataattctggtgaccatatttgtgatattcaggggccaaatgacatcttggagcatgttggagataaaaaacaaaatgtgcccaaaacgtgatattatgaggttatacgccgttctgagccatgtttgaactttctatcacttttgattccggtaattctggtgaccatatttgtgatattcaggcgccaaatgacatcttggagcatgttggaggtaaaaaacaaaatgtgcctaaaacgtgatattatgacgttatacgcagttctgagccatgtttgaactttctgtcacttttggttccgataattctgtagaccatatttgtgatattcaggggccaaatgacatattggagcatgttttagataaaaaacaaaatgcgcccaaaacgtgatattatgatgttatacgccgttctgagccatgtttgaactttctatcacttttggttccggtaattctgttgaccatatttgtgatattcaggcgccaaatgacatcttggagcatgttggagataaaaaacaaaatgtgcccaaaacgtgatattatgacgttatacgccgttctgagccatgtttgaactttctatcacttttggttccgataattctgttggccatatttgtgatattcaggggccaaatgacatcttggagcatgttggagataaaaaacaaaatatgcccaaaacgtgatattatgacgttatacgccgttctgagccatgtttgaactttctatcacttttggttccgataattctgttgaccatattaaTTGGAGATGTCAGCAACTTCCTTCGAGTCCTAGGTAAGTGGTAACGGAAATGGATTTATGCCGTCGAATTAATCGAAGTCTTCTTTACAGGTAATCGTGGTTTCGGAGTCCAcatcagaaaaaaaaagaaaccccaaaaaaaaatagaatttctCTCCCCAAAGAAAAGACCTAGGAATTACAATCCCTCGattagattaaattgaaaaacaaataaaatttaagatttaattttttttttttttattctgaaaactatttaatgaacaacaaaaaataaacgcTCACCTCAAGTTCAACGAGGTCTATGCCCAAAATAACGTTTCAGAGTGAAAGTAATCTAACATCCGGAATCAATCCGTAATCAGGAACCAAAACTAATTATTCCCGATTTTCCCTCTTCGAATGATAAATCCGAAATCTTCGGAATGGCAATCGACCcaacaaaattttactaaATCCCAAAATGTCGTCTTAAGCCAAAAATTCATACGAGGTGGTTCTCACTGGGCGTACGTTTTAAAAAGAGACCATTTCCCAAAACTCGTCTCAATAtatacccaaaaaaaaaactttaacgtGACGCTTAAATCccaagaaaacattttatcgTTAACGAATCAAATCTCtcccaaacaaaaaaaattaataataaatttaataaaaaaaaattaagtaaaaaaaaaaaaaactacaaatgaattaaaaaaaaaggtgtAATTATgaaattcgaaataaattaCCAGCGGCCTCTAGGAAGGATTAGGATAAGTAAAGGAAGTAGGAAACTCGAAATCCGTTGCTGaaacaaactaaaaaaaacttttttttttttttacgagTTTAACAgagaaggaaaaaaaaatacattaacagatagtaaagaataaaaaaaaacgtaacaCACCCCTCTTTCCCATCGAAAGAAATTTTcccaaaaatttctttaccaaaaccaaaaaaaaatcccaaagatGAAAGCAAGAGGAAGTGACAGAAAGACAGTGTAATAGAAAAGAAGAAGATTAGCAAACAAGAAAGTTTGTCATGCACCGATTACACGTTTCCGTCATCATCATGCGCTTCCATACCCGATTCGCGAATGTATGGCTTCAAATGCGTTACGTGCCAATGTCCCAATAAAGCAATACCGGTAATTGTTTCTAATTCGTAAATATCATCGGCAATTTTCTTTCGCACGCGAAATGGACCAATATACTTATCCGACATCCTTGCTGCTATACCTTTATTCGCGtcagataaaacaaaattcttaCGCCAAACAAGATCACCATCGCTAAAATCTACCACGCGTCTCCGAAGATTATAATTCAGCCCGGAACGTGCCGATGCCAGCTTAATTCTCGCGTGAACCTCCGCGAATAAGTTTCTAAATGCTTTCGCCCGGAATTTCGTATTTAACCCTTCATGTATTGCACCAATCTCATGCAAAGAACCATCCAAAATCATCTCTCTCCCGTGTAATACATAATATGGAGAATAACCCGTTACTGAATGTTTCGCCGTTCGCAAGGCACACGTAACTTTTGTCAGGTACAAATCCCAAGTACGATGGTTATCGCTGACGTACGCGGTTAACATCGTTTTTATTGTACGATTAACCTGGGTTCGCCTGCGGATGGTAAAATGGggtaaatttcgttttaaccTGATAATCACGCATCAATCGCTCGTATAATTTTGATCTAAATTGAACCCCGTTATCGCTAATTATCGTTTGAGGTACACCGTACGTAAGAAATATTCCATCTTCGAGATTTCGAACAACGGCAGCGGCTGTTGCTGTTTGCAGCGGGAAACATACCGGGTACTTGCTGAACACGTCAAGGACAACAAGGATGTGGTTATATCCTTTATTGCTGCGCGGTAAAGGACCAATAAGATTAACACTAATTGTTTGCCATGGACGAACTTCACCGACATGACTCTTTAAGAACCCCGCGGGAGCTTTTTGTTCTGGTTTTGTCCGTTGACAAACCTCACACGCCCGAATGTACCTAACCACGTCCGTTCGATACTTTGgccaataataatattgagCTACCTTTGAAATCGTTTTCTCGACGCCCAAATGACCTCCCGTCTCCGGCAAGtcgtgtaatttttttattaaattagccCGTTCCGCTTTCGGTATTACTAATTTCCACGATTCATCCCCATTCGACACTCGATAATTCAAATTCTTTACTTTTCGAAATAATTTACCATCTTCTACGTGATATAACGGATACTTATCAGGGAGCAATTCCACagactttattaatttaatataccaCGGATctaagttattatttatagtAACTTCATCGGTTAAAACAGGTACGGCGCGCGATAGGGCGTCAGGCACCACGTGATCTTTTCCTTTTCTGTGCTTTATGGTGAAATTATACTGCTGCAATCTAATTGACCACCGCGCTAATCTACCGGAAGGGGATTTCAAATTGTTTAGCCATACTAACGAGTAATGGTCGGTTACAACCGTGAAATGGCTACCTTCGACATAAGGTCTTAAACGTTCGACCGCCCACAATACCGCCAAACACTCTTTTTCGGTCGTACTAAATTTTCGCTCTTGTACGGTAAGAGATCGACTTAAATAACATATTACCCGTTCCTCATCATCGATCATTTGCGTCAACACAGCTCCCAACCCATAGTCCGATGCATCTGTTTGCACTACGAACTCTTTAGTAAAATCAGGTCTGGTCAAGATTGGCGCCGATACCAACTTTTCCTTAATTAATTCCCATGCATGAGTGCACTTCTCATCccaattaaaatgtttacaagtttccccaagggggagtgctatcacctctattatggtgcctattattattatgtcttgatgaacaccctaactaaaaacggatttaagatacaagggtatgctgatgacctggtaatcacaatccgaggtaaatatgattcaatcataactcagctaatgcagaaagccctactactcaccagtacttggGGCAGAggcaatgggctcagcatcaatcctaataaaatcgaaatagtccctttcactcggagaagaaagctacaaataaaagcaccctccattgaaagcagaactattaacctcaaaacagaaactaaatacctaggggtaatacttgacagtaaactaaactggaactcacacttagataaggtgaggaaaaaggccatcatggcaaaccagatctgccgcaggctcctaggaaggaactggggtctcaaaccacgaatggctcattgggcctacgtagcaataatcagacccgtggtcgcctacgcctcattggtttggtggccaaaaccaaacataagacagctcaacaacagctggcacaaatccagcggttagcatgtcttaacataacgggtgcaatgagatcctgtccgacggctgctttggaagccctactcggtctcacaccgctccacatatatatacaaaaggaggcagccttaagtgccttatcactgaaaacagtttcttcactcaagttgatgcagggtaacctcagaggacacctcgagatcctcaaggacccatgtctaaatcacctgattgaaattaaaacggagcTCACaccgacggaatacaatttcaaccaaccgtataaggtcatatttagtagcagggatgattgggcgaagggagggcctcaactaaaaagaggagccctagcctggtacatcGATGCTTCcaagacagtaagatctggagtagacatgggcatcagtggaccaaatagccacatgaaattgcccctcagctcggacttaacaattttccaagcagaagttcttgctataaacttctgcaccgctttgaacctacagaagggacaaaaaggtgcatccataaacattttcacaagCAGtagggccgccttaaaggtaattcaggcctacacgtgtggctccgcactgatcagagaatgtaccaacaacctgagagaactcgctaggggcaatgatgttaccctatggtgggttccaggtcacagcaacattgaggacaatgagaaggccgacaagctggccaaagaggcagcaaacacgaccttcattggaccccaacctggatgtggactacaaaaaagccacctaaaacaaataatcaacaactgggaggcttcaaaggtagccttacgctggatagaacttccaggtcacagacaagcgaagagtatgataactccgtcgcaaaacaaaaccaaagaggttttatgcctcagcaaaggggatctaagaacgctctcaggctacctaaccggccatgtgcccctaaaataccacctcttccacattggacaagctgaggatcaaacttgtcgactatgcaacgacgagtcagaaactgctgaacatatactgtgcaattgcgtcgccagaggccgtctaaggcacaacgtcttcggtaaaactcccctgttacctaccgacataatggttcaagacctcaggacaatactaaggttcattaaggacctacatttgccccaaacctttggagggctaaagttacaatagatcttataggtcgcggtaacgagaggggccgctctccccagcccggcagcaataataataataataatacgtgagacacctggtatattttaataatttaaattttttgtaacaggAAATATTCAGTTCCCATACtgatattaaatataaaacttgtgcaataaataattaatatttgctATCAGCTTAATTAGAAGACTCTGTATATcgtacaattaaaataatttaagtcaactaaaattatataagtacgaaggcttccACGGTCGGTGtaaattaaactaatactagaactaagactagcactatcactagaactaactctagcactatcactagaactaactctagcgctacaactagaactaactctagcgctacaactagaaactttcgtgTTCGAAGTGCttcttcgaacttgtttctgaagaaggttgcaacatggcattcCAAACGTTAcacattttttcaataatcgCACGGCTTAATCCGacagtttctagttctaggtccagtgttagtagttccagtgatagttgtagtgttagttccagttttagtttaactataattataatttcaaacttGTTTTGTGAACATCTAACgaagttacatttttttccgaaaaatttataacatccgAATATACTTCCCACATTACCCCGACCTCCTACAGTTTCCGCCcgatttagaaaaatccaaaaattgatACCTTATCACCACCCACTTATGCAACTTTATTCGcattttccttaatttcttaatttccttaattatacttcaaattttcatattaattcatttaaaaccgTTAAACCTTTTTCCGAAAACGTTTCCTGAccgaatttcaaataaacaaaagcaATTAGTGGAAATCGCCGAACGACGTAATTACCGAAAGCACATGGtttctgaaaattattatttaaaataattaaataacaccaTAACGAAGTAAAATACGAAGAAGTATCAGTAATCAGTGTGTTACTGTAAACAAGGCCGACCGTCCCGAGTGAGTTTCAGCAGCCAGCGAGCTACCGTTCAGCTATTAATACTGATTAATCAAAGTTAACGTGAAACACGCGGTCgggaaaatgtttatgtatGTAAGTGCCGTAGTAGTATAGCTATGGGCGTTCTGGACCAAAATCCCATAAGATTTAACATTGGGGTCGAAAAGTACTTTTTATCCCCAAAACTACCTCCTTTCGAGGGTGTGGCCACGCccacattttaaattcaaccaaTCAGAGCGCAGCATTCTCCAAGAACCCTCTTTTTGGCGGGAAATTTGAATGAGGATCGACGGGTCTTATGATGATGACGTCATCATCGAGGCCAGACACAAAGCGTTTGGTTTGGCTTACCGGCTGAGTGCTATGGTGCGGGGTGCGGGCGGGCAGGGCGGGGTGGCTCAATCACAGCATAGCATTCTCCGAAAACCCTCTTTTAGGCTGGGGATTGAATGAGGTTACCGCCTTATcacgatgacgtcatcgtcGATATATCGAGGCCTTGACACATCCGGACACGAACCGTTTGGCTTGGAGGTTATAAAATGGTAAATATCTCTGGTTTCCGGTATAAACCGAAAAATTCCCCCCTACAACCCCCTGTCGCCTATAACAAGCACGAACAACATGGCACGGGTGAAAACTGCCAAAACGGCCTTATTTAGTTATCGAGCTGATGACGTCATTCCACCGGACATGTGAACACAAAGCGTTTGGCTTGGAGGTTATAAAATGGTAAATATCTCGTTAACGATGcttcaaatcgaaaaataaacccaaaaatTCCCCTCTACAACCCCCTGTCGCCTATAACAAGCACGAACAATATGGCACGGGTGAAAACTGCCAAAAGGGCCTTGGTTCAACCCCTGTTCAACCGACCGGTTCAACCCCTGTTCAACCGGTTGAATACCGGTTCAACTCCTGTCCCTCCCTACAACCTCCTGCCGACTATAATAAGCGTGAACAACATTGCACGGGTGAAAACTGGTAAAAGGACCTTATTTAGTTATCGAGATGATGATGTCATGCCCCCGGATCGTGTGCAGCTTGGTGGTGGTGACGTCATCTAGACAATCAGTTAGGTGCAGGATTCGGGCGTGTGCCAGTAGGGGGCAGAGTGCGGAGTGAGGGGTGTTGGAACTTCATCGAAACCTTGATACATCCGGACACAAAAGCGTTTGGCTTGGAATTCTTTAAATGGAAGATATTTACCATTTTATAATGTATCCGAATGTATCGAGGTCTCGATGAAGTTCCACACCCTGCCTCCTAGCTGCCCACGCCCCGAACCCCGCACCTAACCGGTTGTCTATGGTGTTGAAGCTGATGATTACGTAATGTTGCGTAATATTATaagtaaaattgttaaaatttattaattaagataatcCAGAAAACATAAAACGTGCAAGTATAAaagattctttaaaattaataagtaattCTGTTTTTTGGAACAATGATGGGAATCGTTGATGAATGGGTTGACGTGAgaggaaattaaataataatttattaaggaaGTAGAGGGGGGCCGCGGCTACCTATCAAATTTACCTAGCAATTTATAAATCGATCAGTTGAACATCAACTTCCGTCGTTTACGGATTTAATATCATGTACGTAAGTGTGGGAATTCTTCGATTATCACGTTTGTTATCTCAAGGTCATGCGCTAGATTGTTATTGCAGAGCCCGGACAGTTTAGGAAACGTGCGCCCCCTCCACACTAAACGTATACCTTGATAAGCGTACGCTTCGATTTAATTCATTGAATATTGAGACTGGAGTGGGAGGCGTTTTAGGATCACTTTCCTAAACTGTCCGGGCAGTTtacatacatataaaaataggATTTTCTGCTAAAgcgtaaattaatatttaacattcACATCATCTTCATATCAtcattatttaagtgtttacCTTAGCTATCCTTTGATATGAAGTCCCTCCCCTGATATAAGTGTAGTCATTTTCGTAATTGCCCGAATGAATATGGTGTTGAAGCTGATGATTACGTAATGTTGCgtaatattatcataaaacGTGCAAGTATAATGTGTATGTTGcatgtataaatttaaaaataactttaaaaattgtgaagACACttgcaattatttttaaacaatcctaTATGTTTATCAAGGTCACCGGCGTATTAACTCATGTCCACACGTAGAGTTTCTATATTATAATTAGCTTCCCCTTAacagataatttattttcgatttaatgattatcaaaagttatttcccaattataataattatcaaaacttgTTTCTTTAATTAGAATGTGTATATAAGGCTTTGATATTAGacaaaaacttattaatatcCTGCATCTCATGCGAGAAGTTATAACCGCAATTTTCGCTGTTCTAGAATGGCTTCAACATCAGTCAAAACCCTGTCTTTTTCAAGTCTAGTTGAGGAAATGCGTCATAGAGTTGTAACTGCTGATGGGGAAGATATAGAGCCCGCAATAAAGGACTGTAATCGTAATATTAAGGCGATGAACGCTGCTCTAAAGGTAGCCACCACAAGTGGTGAGAAGCACCACATAACCACTTGTGCTGGTCACATGCATGGATTCCGAAGCATGCTAAAATCGGTTCGGTACGTAACTGGGGCCGGGTACAAACCAACTCACCCGACTCGCGAGAACTTTAGAAGCTTGCGGGTAAAATGGCAGGACCTTCAGACGGCGTTCTCCAACAGAATGAGAACGGGGATCATCATTAACCTGACACACAAGGACCCTCGACAATTTATGAAGAtgctaaaaaaatgataataaggAGAATGACTAATGATGTGAAAAAATCAACATTGAAAGTTAACGCTGTGTTTTGTGGTGAATTCGTAACTAAGAAAACGGGACAAGaagtatttaaatttaaatatacaaataCCAAAAATACCCCAATTTATAACAACACCGATTTAGAAGAATGGTTTAAGAGCAACATTCAAGACCCCGTTCTAAAAGACCTTgaaaaatttcaagaaaaagataGTGGATGGGCTTTAAATGCGATCGTAAACCTACAGAtgaacattaataaatataccccacaactTGGGTCGTCATACATTGAATTACCTAGGGCCCTTAGGTTGAAACATGCTTGTGTAAATGTAAAGAACGATGATGAAGCATGTTTTGCGTGGGCAGTGACTTCAGAGCTTTATCCAGCCAATCATCACACCGACCGAACTTACATGTATCCACATTACTCAGAAGTTTTAAATATGAAGAACATAGCAATGCCGATGGTCATGAAACAAATCCCTCGGTTTGAACAACAAAACGATGTGTCGGTCAACGTGTATATTCTCGAATCACTGAAGAAGGGGCGGTATAATATAGTTCCTTCCTATCTAGCTAAGGAGAGGAGAGGCAGACACGTTAACCTGCTACTCATCCAAGATAAGTatgtagaagaagaagatgggGATGATGATGGTGAATTCAAGCCGAGATTTCACTACGTTTGGATAAAAGATTTATCCCGACTAGTGTCATCTCAATTATCGATACatcatacgaaaaaatatttctgtgaACGTTGCCTTCACTATTTTTACACTTCCACCGGTCTAGAAAAACACGTGGAGGGTTGTGCTAAAATGAATGAATGCCGCATCCGTATGCCGAAGGAAGGTGAAACGGtatatttcaagaattttcaaaataaagaaCCGGTTCCATTTGTGGTGTATGCGGATCTAGAATGTCTTCTGATACCAACAACAAAGACTGATACACAACATAAGCCATATAGTATTGGTTATTACGTAAAATGCTCATATGACGAGTCCCTGAGCTTTTACAAATCATATGCCGGTGAGAACTGTCAGCAGTGGTTTGCGACCGAAATGAAGCAGCTAGCGGAAGATGTGGAAACTATATTCCTATGTCCCTTACCCATGGAACCTCTTACCGAAGCGCAAGAACTAGAGTTTCGCTCATTATCACGCTGTCATATATGCGAAAACCGCTTTGACGCGGGTGATGTTAGAGTTCGAGACCATTGTCACCTTACTGGTAAATATCGAGGAGCTGCGCATGAGGATTGCAACATTAACTATCAGGATAGTCACGTGATTCCAGTAGTCTTTCATAATTTAAGTGGGTACGATAGTCACtttattataaagaatttagcaaaagatttcgaAGGACGCATCGATTTGCTACCTATAAATAAGGagcgatatattttttttactaaaaatatagaccaaaatttaattaaattccggTTTATTGATTCATTTCGGTTCATAGCATCGAGTTTAGATAAATTAGCAAGTTATATACCTAGATTCctttccaaatttaaaaacacaatttcCAAATTTAGATGAatctaaattcaatttattaacgCGTAAAGGAGTGTTTCCTTATGATTACTTGGActcttttacaaaattaaatgaaactgCATTACTGGATGAATCTAAATTTTATAACTCTATGACCGACAGTCACATTGCAGATACTGATTATACGCATGCTAATGAAGTGTGGAACGCTTTtgtctgtcaaaatttaggaaaTTACAGTGAGTTATATTTGAAAACAGATATATTGTTATTAGCAGACGTATTCGAGCAATTTCGGGCTAGCTGCCTGAATTCGTATAGCTTAGACCCGGCTCATTACTATACATTGCCCGGGTATACATGGGACTGCATGCTGAAGTATACGAGGGTAAAACTTGAGCTATTAACGGATATTGATATGGCAATGTTTATAGAGCGAGGTATACGAGGAGGTCTAAGCCAGTGCTCGAAACGTTACGCCTCggctaataataaatatatacctAACTATAAATCAGATGAGccatcaaaatttataatttatgatgATATCAATAATCAACATGGATGGGCAATGTCTCAGTACCTACCCTATGGCGGATTTAAGTGGGTTGAGGGAAACAACATCAACTTCAATGTACCTGAGGATAACCCTGAAGGTTACATTTTAGAAGTTGATCTCGAGTACCCTGAATCCATTCATGATTCACATTGTGACCTTCCATTTTGCCCAGAACATCGTGCACCACCAAATTCAAAACAAACCAAATTAATGGGCACTTTATATAATAAAGAGCGATATGTGTTGCATTATCGTAATTTACAACAAGCGATTGAAAatggtttaattttaacaaaaattcatcgTGTTTTGGAATTTAAACAGTCGGCTTGGTTGAAATCATATATTGATTTAAACACTAAATTTAGAACCGCGGTGATTAAcgatttcgagaaaaatttattcaaattaatgaACAACGCCGTATTTGGCAAGACGATGGAAAATATTCGAAAACATTCCATTGTGAAGCTTGTGACAAAATGGGGTGGTCGTTACGGCACAGCGCTGAGGCGTTGATCGCGAAACCTAATTTCAAATCTTCAATTATCTTCGATAAAAATTTAGTTGCTATAGAGCTcaataaaatggaaatttattttaataaacccaTCTACGTTGGTATGTGTATTTTAGATATatcgatattaaaaatatatgattttcattattcgTATATGAGGAGACGATTTGGGGACAAGGCCAGAGTCTGTTACACCGATACAGATTCCCTTATATACGAAGTCGAATGCCCGGATTTATTTGAAGTGATTCGAGGCAATGCTTCGAAATATTTCGACACGAGTGATTAtcctgaaaataatatatacaaCATTCCTcgtgtaaataaaaaagttctcgGTATGATGAAAGATGAAAACGCCGGTAAGGTAATGACTGAATTTGTGGGGTTGAGATCGAAGATGTATGCATgtcgagtggaggggggagataaatttaaaaaagctaAAGGCATAAAAACGTCTATTGTTAAAAACGT from Onthophagus taurus isolate NC chromosome 5, IU_Otau_3.0, whole genome shotgun sequence harbors:
- the LOC139429825 gene encoding uncharacterized protein, with amino-acid sequence MTNDVKKSTLKVNAVFCGEFVTKKTGQEVFKFKYTNTKNTPIYNNTDLEEWFKSNIQDPVLKDLEKFQEKDSGWALNAIVNLQMNINKYTPQLGSSYIELPRALRLKHACVNVKNDDEACFAWAVTSELYPANHHTDRTYMYPHYSEVLNMKNIAMPMVMKQIPRFEQQNDVSVNVYILESLKKGRYNIVPSYLAKERRGRHVNLLLIQDKYVEEEDGDDDGEFKPRFHYVWIKDLSRLVSSQLSIHHTKKYFCERCLHYFYTSTGLEKHVEGCAKMNECRIRMPKEGETVYFKNFQNKEPVPFVVYADLECLLIPTTKTDTQHKPYSIGYYVKCSYDESLSFYKSYAGENCQQWFATEMKQLAEDVETIFLCPLPMEPLTEAQELEFRSLSRCHICENRFDAGDVRVRDHCHLTGKYRGAAHEDCNINYQDSHVIPVVFHNLSGYDSHFIIKNLAKDFEGRIDLLPINKERYIFFTKNIDQNLIKFRFIDSFRFIASSLDKLANESKFNLLTRKGVFPYDYLDSFTKLNETALLDESKFYNSMTDSHIADTDYTHANEVWNAFVCQNLGNYSELYLKTDILLLADVFEQFRASCLNSYSLDPAHYYTLPGYTWDCMLKYTRVKLELLTDIDMAMFIERGIRGGLSQCSKRYASANNKYIPNYKSDEPSKFIIYDDINNQHGWAMSQYLPYGGFKWVEGNNINFNVPEDNPEGYILEVDLEYPESIHDSHCDLPFCPEHRAPPNSKQTKLMGTLYNKERYVLHYRNLQQAIENGLILTKIHRVLEFKQSAWLKSYIDLNTKFRTAVINDFEKNLFKLMNNAVFGKTMENIRKHSIVKLVTKWGGRYGTALRR